The window tctccctccctctctctctctctctctctctctctctctctctctgtcttttacCAGACTGCCTTCTTGGCAAAGCAgtcttgttggaaaaaaaaaaaaaataaaaagtaggcGGTAATTATTGGCGGAAGAACGCCGCGTTACCTGCCATTGGAGGGCCACCTGGGATTGATGAGCCGGAGCGGCCAATGAGGCTGCGAGGAGCCCGTCGAGTGGCCCCAGTTAAAGGGGGCGTtggaggaggaagggccagTCCGCCGAGGAGCTTTTGGGACCCTCGGCGCCAGAAGAGACCCCGAGAGCGAGCGAAGGAGCGAGCGAGACGCCGCGCCGCACGACAGGCGAAGCAGAGCGTGCAGAAagaccactaaaaaaaaaaaaaactaaacaaaacaaaccacttTGCGCTTGTTCAATCCGCCGCTAGGATCAGGGAGACTTGGGACGCCCGAGAGGAGGCCGCCACATTGGAATTGTTGCATCTTGGTGAAAGTTGAAGAGAAGTGAGTTGGTTTTGGCGCGGGGCACCGCAGTCAACGATGCGGCGGCCCTACGCGTGACCCTCTCGCgcctcctccacctccacctccacctcctccttcttctccttctccacctccacctcctcctcctcctcctcctcctcctcctcccacctcctccctcctccccgcCGCCGCTCGCTtacagccgccgccgccgaccgcTCATTTGCCGAACACTCCGCGCGGCGTCAGTCCGGCCGCGATGCTGCTGGACGCGGGCCACCAGTTCCCCGGCCTGGGCTCGTTCGGCCGCCACCACCCGGCGGCCGGCGACGTCCAGGAGCGAGACCTGAGCCTGGCCCAGAACTCCTTCGCGGACCCGACGGCCCACATGGGCGCCTTCAAGCTCAACCACGAGCTGTCCCCGCCGGGCCAGAGTTCCGCCTTCAGCAGCCAGGCGCCCGGCGGCTACCCGCCGGCGGCCCTGGGCGCGCACGTCTCGCCGTACGCGGGCTCCCCGTTCAACTCGACGCGGGACTTCCTGTTTCGCGGCCGCGGAGGCTTCGGCGAgggctcggcggcggcggcggcggggggccAGCACGCGCTCTTCGGCCCCGCGGGGGGCGCCCTGCACCCCGCGCACCACCACGCCGACGGGCCGCAGGGCCACATCTTGTTCCCGGGCATCCACGAGCAGCACGGCTCCCACGCGGCGGCCGGCAACGTGCTCAACGGGCAGATGCGGCTGGGCTTGGCGGGGGAGGTGTTCGGCCGCTCCGAGCAgtaccaccatcaccaccaccatcaccaccaggTGTCCAGTCCCCGGGCCGACGCCTACAACCAGTACGGCTCCGTCAACGTCAACGTgcacgcggcggcggcggcggcagcggcggcggcggcgcaccaccaccaccaccaccaccacccgggCGCCTTCTTTCGCTACATGCGCCAGCAGTGCATCAAGCAGGAGCTCATCTGCAAGTGGATCGAACCCGAGCAGCTGAGCGAGCCCAAGAAGTGCTGCAACAAGACCTTCAGCACCATGCACGAGCTGGTCACGCACGTGTCCGTGGAGCACGTCGGCGGGCCCGAGCAGACCAACCACGTCTGCTTCTGGGAGGAGTGCCCCCGCGACAGCAAGCCCTTCAAGGCCAAGTACAAGCTGGTCAACCACATCCGCGTgcacacgggcgagaagcccTTCCCGTGCCCCTTCCCCGGCTGCGGGAAGGTCTTCGCCCGCTCCGAGAACCTCAAGATCCACAAGCGCACGCACACAGGTAACGCGGGCGGGCGGTCGGGCGGGCGGGCGAGTCTTCCGCCGCTTCGGttgggaaaagacaaaaaaaaaaaaaaaaaaaaaacaataataataataataaaaagagaaagacaaaaaaaaaaaaaaggcttcgaGCCGAGCAAAAGTCGCCGAAACGCGTTCGCCTTAACCAACCGGGCCCAATTCGTCGTGCGAACATTCTGCTCCGAATTGGAATCAACttgatgacaaaagaaaacaaaaatagtcaCATTTCTGCCCTCCTGCGGGATTTTTCCAACTTTGTAATTCCAcctgaaatgaaaacaactcTTGCTGGTGATGCTTCCTAAATCATAAAAACGTAACggacattttttggggttattCGTAAAATGGATTGCATTTACACCGGAAAACAAATTCATAAGACTCGGGGGTAAACGTAGAAAATAACGGGTCAGCTATTTAtatggtctttaaaaaaaaaaaaaaatacctcaaaAAATATTCCCATCATTTTTTCTTATTCATGCAACcctaaaacaaatttatttggtcatttcatttaacatttttgcgACAAACCGCACGATAGTAAAACCCAGGCTTTGCtagttgtatttttatgtatgcCATTTTCacgtgtatttattatttttttgaatgccAATAAAACACGAGCTCCTTTCGAATTGGTGTACTTTTGAGTTGGCAGAGATTTCAAAGAAAGCACATTTTCGGCGTGCTCCGTGTGCGGCAATGCGCAAGgcctttcaacaaaaaaaaaaaaaaaaaaaaaaagaaaacaaaaacaaacaaaaaaaaaagaaaacaaaaaggccaGCTGCTAATTCTGCCGTTTATGGTCTCCCTGCAAGCAAATGGTGCCTTCTGCGGGGCCGACTGTCGATGATGGCCCAAACAACTCTCCCCTAAATCAATATGCGCATTATTTAGCCAGGCACGCTAACCCCCATTCAGCTTTGCATATGCAAGAAATGTGCTGCTATCTTTGTTCCAGctacgtgacttttttttctctctcttccttTTCGAATGCATTTCGCCCTGAGGCACTTTGGGGGCTGCTCCTGACTGCTTTTACTATTCTTATTTCGAAATGAACAATAGGAGAGAAACCCTTCCAGTGCGAGTTCGAAGGCTGCGACAGGAGATTCGCCAACAGCAGCGACCGAAAGAAGCACATGCACGTCCACACCTCGGACAAGCCCTACCTGTGCAAGATGTGCGACAAGTCCTACACGCACCCCAGCTCCCTACGAAAACACATGAaggtaaaaggaaaaaaaaaaaaatcatcatcttgTAATAACAGTGTAATAAACATGACAAATGGCAGGCAGCCTGTAAAAATAACATAAGGACATTAATACAACATTTCCCTATTATGTATCATTTTGCACAGTTAACTTCATTGTAATGGTGAGGAGTTTGTAGCCAATAATTAGCAGTCTGTGTAATAAATGAGGGTTGATGCTTTTCCATGTTAAAAGCTCTATcagatatgatcaattatgaataaaaacacGAGGAAGTCCCActtcaaacacacacgcacacacacacacagtggaaaATGTGCCTTTCATGTACAGCAGCTAGTAAAATGCATTATACGTAATAGATGTGTAATAAATGTAATGTGCAATGAACAAGACATTACGTTGGAGGCAGTGAGCTATAAAATTTAAATGCATGATGTAGCCACTTTTACAGTTGATACAGAGTTACATAAGATATGCCAAATTTGGATTGGAAATATTTGGCATTCTCATATAGATAAATagaacatgcatgcatgcaaacaGTGTATATTCCTTACTGTAACAAACATGGTAGATGTGCCAAGTCGGCCTTGGAAATGACAAACGATTCTCAAGGGCTAAATTAAGGTTCATTATAAACATTTGAGGAGTAAAATAAATGAGTAATTAAATCGTGAGCACTTTCATTGACCCAAAAAATAATCGCAACAATCGCGCTCTTTTCAGAGTACAAAACGTGATGTGCGATAGCACACATTTTGAATACAAATGTCACTTGTTGTCAACAATGAATTGGCTATTACATAATGTAATAGACATGTAATAAACGCACGAAATGTGTAATAGCCTCTTGGTCCTCGTATGAACTTTTTACCACGACCGCCCCACAGGTGCACGAGTCGTCCCCGTCCACGTCCGACTCGTCGCCGGCGGCCAGCTCTGGCTACGAGTCGTCCACCCCCCCGGGCCTGGTGTCGCCCGCCACCGAGAGCCAAAGCAACACCACGCTGTCGCCCGCCTCGGCCGTGCACGGCGGCGCCGGCCACGGCGGCCTCTCGTCCAATTTCAGTGAATGGTACGTGTAGGAaacccaacccccccaccccgaaataaataataaataaataaagacacacacacacacacacacacacatacacaccacaCACTCCACATcactggaccccccccccccaaagtgacacaaaatgttttgagtttttgttcttgttgctgtcCTCCGTCCACCACAAGAGGGgaattgtaaaatattgtaaatagcGGCCGACTTGGGTTTGTGCTAGATTTGTCTTTCTGTGTCTAGATGTTTCTTCAACGGTAGCTACCACTCCCAACCGGACTCTTAGCGCACACGATCCAATCAAAGTTGTACTCCACATTGTCGTCCTGATCGGGCAAAGTGAAACTTTTAAACGCCTACGAACTGAAAAAGCGTGCCAAAGTTGAACACACGGACACACCACGTTTATCATGCTTgtgaatgtacatttttttttttatttcctttctttagtttttttttaaagaaaaaaagtttgccgGGCTGAacttgtgctgttttttttttctttcttttcgtgCTCTGCAAATTGTGTAACAAATAATTATGCTACACGTACGTACGTGGAAGGCCTGTCGAGGAAAAAGGaaactttaaattttttttttcccgaaactCTTTccacttttgtgtgtttgtgtgtgtgtgtgtgtaaatagcCAACTGCCATATTtatccatttgtaattaaattatggTATTTACTTACTACAGATGAAACAGTATTTATAAAAagaatgtttctttttgttttgaa of the Syngnathoides biaculeatus isolate LvHL_M chromosome 14, ASM1980259v1, whole genome shotgun sequence genome contains:
- the zic2a gene encoding zinc finger protein ZIC 2a, with protein sequence MLLDAGHQFPGLGSFGRHHPAAGDVQERDLSLAQNSFADPTAHMGAFKLNHELSPPGQSSAFSSQAPGGYPPAALGAHVSPYAGSPFNSTRDFLFRGRGGFGEGSAAAAAGGQHALFGPAGGALHPAHHHADGPQGHILFPGIHEQHGSHAAAGNVLNGQMRLGLAGEVFGRSEQYHHHHHHHHQVSSPRADAYNQYGSVNVNVHAAAAAAAAAAAHHHHHHHHPGAFFRYMRQQCIKQELICKWIEPEQLSEPKKCCNKTFSTMHELVTHVSVEHVGGPEQTNHVCFWEECPRDSKPFKAKYKLVNHIRVHTGEKPFPCPFPGCGKVFARSENLKIHKRTHTGEKPFQCEFEGCDRRFANSSDRKKHMHVHTSDKPYLCKMCDKSYTHPSSLRKHMKVHESSPSTSDSSPAASSGYESSTPPGLVSPATESQSNTTLSPASAVHGGAGHGGLSSNFSEWYV